One segment of Theobroma cacao cultivar B97-61/B2 chromosome 9, Criollo_cocoa_genome_V2, whole genome shotgun sequence DNA contains the following:
- the LOC18590575 gene encoding phosphatidylinositol:ceramide inositolphosphotransferase 3 isoform X1: MAHYVDREAPKLWRKICTEALIEISLLAENWKLILAGLVFQYIHGLAAHGVHYLHRPGPTLQDTGFFLLPELGQNKFYISETLFTFIFCSFLLWTFHPFVFQNKRIYTVLIWCRIFAYLVASQSLRIVTFYSTQLPGPSYHCHEGSKLARLPPPESVLEVVLINFPQGVVYGCGDLIFSSHMIFTLVFVRTYQKFGTRRCIKQFAWLLAVIQSLLIIASRKHYTVDIVVAWYTVNLVAFFLDGKLPELPDRSSGATAPPLLPLSTRNKDGKNKEEHQKLLNGNSLATTS, from the exons ATGGCGCATTACGTTGATCGTGAGGCTCCTAAG CTATGGAGGAAGATTTGCACGGAGGCTTTGATAGAGATTTCACTTCTTGCCGAGAATTGGAAGCTTATTCTTGCTGGACTTGTTTTTCAG TACATCCATGGATTGGCTGCTCATGGAGTACATTACCTACACCGGCCAGGACCGACGCTTCAGGATACTggattctttcttcttcca GAACTTGgtcaaaacaaattttatatcaGCGAGACTTTGTTCACCTTCATCTtttgttcctttcttttg TGGACTTTCCatccttttgtttttcagAACAAAAGAATATACACTGTTCTGATATGGTGTAGGATTTTTGCTTATTTAGTT GCTTCTCAGAGTCTCCGCATTGTAACCTTCTATTCAACTCAGCTTCCTGGTCCAAGCTATCATTGTCATGAG GGCTCGAAACTTGCCAGGTTACCCCCTCCAGAGAGTGTTCTTGAAGTCGTCCTAATCAACT TTCCCCAAGGTGTTGTATATGGCTGtggtgatttgattttttcatCACACATGATTTTCACCTTAGTATTTGTCCGCACATATCAAAAATTTGGCACAAGAAG ATGCATAAAACAGTTCGCTTGGCTACTAGCTGTCATTCAGAGCCTTCTGATTATAGCGTCTCGCAAACATTACACAGTTGACATTGTTGTTGCATG GTATACTGTAAATTTGGTAGCATTCTTTCTGGACGGGAAATTGCCAG AACTACCGGACCGATCAAGCGGAGCCACAGCTCCACCTTTACTTCCGTTGAGCACTAGAAATAAGGATGGCAAGAACAAGGAAGAACACCAGAAATTACTCAATGGGAATTCTTTGGCAACTACAAGCTGA
- the LOC18590575 gene encoding phosphatidylinositol:ceramide inositolphosphotransferase 3 isoform X3, translating to MAHYVDREAPKLWRKICTEALIEISLLAENWKLILAGLVFQYIHGLAAHGVHYLHRPGPTLQDTGFFLLPELGQNKFYISETLFTFIFCSFLLASQSLRIVTFYSTQLPGPSYHCHEGSKLARLPPPESVLEVVLINFPQGVVYGCGDLIFSSHMIFTLVFVRTYQKFGTRRCIKQFAWLLAVIQSLLIIASRKHYTVDIVVAWYTVNLVAFFLDGKLPELPDRSSGATAPPLLPLSTRNKDGKNKEEHQKLLNGNSLATTS from the exons ATGGCGCATTACGTTGATCGTGAGGCTCCTAAG CTATGGAGGAAGATTTGCACGGAGGCTTTGATAGAGATTTCACTTCTTGCCGAGAATTGGAAGCTTATTCTTGCTGGACTTGTTTTTCAG TACATCCATGGATTGGCTGCTCATGGAGTACATTACCTACACCGGCCAGGACCGACGCTTCAGGATACTggattctttcttcttcca GAACTTGgtcaaaacaaattttatatcaGCGAGACTTTGTTCACCTTCATCTtttgttcctttcttttg GCTTCTCAGAGTCTCCGCATTGTAACCTTCTATTCAACTCAGCTTCCTGGTCCAAGCTATCATTGTCATGAG GGCTCGAAACTTGCCAGGTTACCCCCTCCAGAGAGTGTTCTTGAAGTCGTCCTAATCAACT TTCCCCAAGGTGTTGTATATGGCTGtggtgatttgattttttcatCACACATGATTTTCACCTTAGTATTTGTCCGCACATATCAAAAATTTGGCACAAGAAG ATGCATAAAACAGTTCGCTTGGCTACTAGCTGTCATTCAGAGCCTTCTGATTATAGCGTCTCGCAAACATTACACAGTTGACATTGTTGTTGCATG GTATACTGTAAATTTGGTAGCATTCTTTCTGGACGGGAAATTGCCAG AACTACCGGACCGATCAAGCGGAGCCACAGCTCCACCTTTACTTCCGTTGAGCACTAGAAATAAGGATGGCAAGAACAAGGAAGAACACCAGAAATTACTCAATGGGAATTCTTTGGCAACTACAAGCTGA
- the LOC18590576 gene encoding uncharacterized protein LOC18590576, which translates to MLPPASQKANLQGRYELEKTKLSYADLHQEITKGGKDFSPKSSWKHHRQHAEIKANEEDELVKYMSNLPSFLEKRANPQEKVLNVGVLEWGRLEKWQYSHKHVLHRSSISSLSSSNTSSSFSTDESSAHSSRGRSCSPARQRLQRPSFQSHLISVPVEGNSPFNKPFRDSLGKLQDLKAAQSNTLNVQANFIREDKSFCKNNPEIKLEKCRRREMHSKIDLESGIVANGVKDKVASCDTVKMKNQVGDFMKKAEKFQEVIPKGANQDVIDTRNTVVLLLPRDLPKVNHSGPGNLSDLTTKSCKREAEPSRRIVPQTSKDAHRSELSSNFHHSGPLPCELDGSKHLQIKARGSIEANSNDLSSERSRSVPRAAKIEINYSRSRNLEEKKRNATPTRYAANEACKGSDPKVGKVATEKVRSTSPFRRFSFSMGKTSKSSGSKEGSSIPHVSSTCTSGKTDSEISVASGVDTTCGDKLNAKSRARSSPLRRLLDPLLKPKAVNCRNFTNQLQDSILTESAFKSSEGQRHTTVTVQSAKVKSDTSTCCTVNVNDSSENKKYGSSAVQALLRVQVKNGLPLFTFAVDNESNILAATVKMLSASGKGDYGCIYTFFSIQEVRKKNGRWINQGGKGKGQDYIPNVVAQMKVSGSKFSHLSGPNHLDQFSIREFVLLTLDVGQANPQASDFQPNDEQAAIVVKIPKRNRRSPIRDGFLIDKRNSLPEAALKERLPEVKLDFDSGKKGPFMGAQDISATVILPSGVHSLPNKGEPSSLIQRWKSGGACDCGGWDLGCKLRILLNRSQLSQRSSSLKGSSISNQFELFFQGGVQDDKPFFSLAPFKDGIYSVEFNSSLSLMQAFSICIAIWDSRKHCELSESVTSSEERTLGETILNDRISAPNPVEGEAPARYVSYPPLSPVGRV; encoded by the exons ATGTTGCCCCCAGCAAGCCAGAAAGCGAATCTGCAAGGCAGGTATGAACTTGAAAAGACTAAATTGTCATATGCTGATCTTCATCAAGAAATTACAAAAGGTGGAAAAGATTTCTCACCTAAATCTTCATGGAAGCATCATAGACAACATGCTGAGATAAAGGcaaatgaagaagatgagcTTGTCAAGTATATGTCGAATTTACCAAGTTTTCTGGAGAAAAGAGCAAACCCTcaagaaaaagttttaaatgttGGGGTCCTTGAGTGGGGGCGTCTTGAAAAATGGCAGTATAGCCATAAACACGTCTTACATAGAAGTAGTATCTCTTCGCTGTCTAGCAGCAACACATCATCTTCGTTTTCAACAGACGAATCATCAGCACATTCAAGCAGAGGTCGCAGTTGCTCTCCTGCTCGTCAAAGGTTACAACGTCCTTCATTTCAATCTCATCTGATATCGGTCCCCGTAGAAGGCAATTCGCCATTCAACAAACCTTTTAGGGACAGTCTTGGAAAGTTACAAGATCTCAAGGCTGCCCAGAGCAACACCTTGAATGTTCAGGCAAACTTCATCAGAGAAGATAAATCTTTTTGCAAAAATAATCCAGAAATCAAGCTGGAAAAGTGCAGGAGAAGAGAAATGCACTCAAAGATTGATTTAGAAAGTGGAATTGTTGCAAATGGGGTAAAAGATAAGGTGGCCTCATGTGACACGGTGAAAATGAAGAACCAAGTTGGTGATTTTATGAAGAAAGCAGAGAAGTTTCAAGAAGTTATTCCAAAAGGTGCTAACCAAGATGTCATTGACACAAGAAATACTGTTGTCCTCCTTTTGCCAAGAGATTTGCCAAAAGTGAATCATTCTGGACCTGGCAACCTTTCTGATTTAACAACAAAGTCTTGTAAAAGAGAAGCAGAACCTAGTCGGAGGATTGTTCCTCAAACATCTAAAGATGCTCACCGTTCAGAGCTCAGTTCCAATTTCCATCATTCAGGTCCTTTGCCTTGTGAACTTGATGGCAGTAAACATTTACAGATTAAAGCCAGGGGCTCCATAGAGGCAAATAGTAATGACCTTTCATCAGAAAGATCTCGTTCTGTGCCTCGTGCAGCAAAgatagaaattaattattcCAGAAGCAGAAATCTAGAGGAGAAAAAGCGAAATGCAACTCCAACTAGGTATGCTGCAAATGAGGCTTGCAAAGGATCAGATCCAAAGGTAGGCAAGGTCGCAACTGAAAAAGTTAGAAGCACTTCTCCTTTTCGTCGTTTTAGCTTCAGCATGGGTAAGACAAGCAAAAGTTCTGGCTCCAAAGAGGGTTCTTCTATACCTCACGTGAGCTCAACATGTACTTCAGGCAAAACTGATTCAGAGATTTCTGTTGCTTCTGGTGTTGATACTACTTGTGGTGATAAACTCAATGCTAAAAGCAGAGCCAGGTCCAGCCCTTTGAGAAGACTATTGGACCCACTTCTGAAGCCGAAGGCAGTTAACTGTCGTAATTTTACCAACCAATTACAGGACTCAATATTAACAGAAAGTGCCTTTAAATCATCAGAAGGGCAAAGACATACAACTGTGACTGTGCAGTCAGCCAAAGTGAAATCAGATACAAGCACCTGTTGCACGGTCAATGTAAATGATTCATCAGAGAACAAGAAATATGGATCTTCAGCAGTTCAAGCTCTTCTTAGAGTTCAAGTCAAGAATGGGTTGCCTTTGTTCACATTTGCTGTTGATAATGAGAGTAATATTCTTGCAGCTACAGTGAAGATGTTAAGTGCTTCAGGGAAGGGTGATTATGGATGCATTTACACATTTTTTTCCATTCAAGAAGTCAGGAAAAAGAATGGAAGGTGGATAAACCAAGGAGGGAAGGGCAAAGGTCAGGATTACATTCCTAATGTTGTTGCCCAGATGAAGGTTTCTGGTTCCAAGTTTTCTCATTTGTCCGGGCCAAACCACTTGGATCAGTTTAGCATTAGAGAATTTGTTCTTCTTACCCTGGATGTAGGACAGGCAAATCCACAAGCATCTGACTTCCAGCCTAATGATGAGCAGGCAGCTATTGTTGTCAAAATCCCAAAAAGGAACAGAAGAAGCCCAATCAGAGATGGGTTTCTGATCGATAAGCGTAATAGCTTGCCTGAGGCTGCATTGAAAGAGCGTTTGCCAGAGGTAAAACTTGACTTTGATTCTGGGAAAAAAGGTCCTTTTATGGGTGCTCAAGACATTAGTGCTACAGTCATACTTCCTAGTGGTGTACATAGCCTGCCAAATAAAGGTGAGCCTTCATCACTGATCCAACGATGGAAATCAGGTGGAGCATGTGACTGTGGTGGTTGGGATTTGGGTTGCAAACTCAGGATTCTTTTGAACAGGAGTCAATTAAGCCAGCGATCTAGTTCGTTGAAAGGTTCCTCAATTTCTAATcaatttgaacttttctttcag GGGGGAGTACAAGACGACAAGCCTTTCTTCAGTTTGGCCCCTTTCAAGGATGGGATCTATTCAGTTGAGTTCAATTCATCGCTTTCGCTTATGCAAGCATTTTCGATTTGTATAGCAATTTGGGATAGTAGGAAACACTGTGAGCTTTCAGAATCAGTTACCTCTTCTGAAGAAAGAACTTTGGGGGAAACCATATTAAATGACAGAATAAGTGCACCTAATCCTGTTGAAGGAGAGGCCCCTGCTAGATATGTCTCATATCCACCCCTTTCGCCAGTTGGAAGGGTCTAA
- the LOC18590575 gene encoding phosphatidylinositol:ceramide inositolphosphotransferase 3 isoform X2: MSQANSPKDRLWRKICTEALIEISLLAENWKLILAGLVFQYIHGLAAHGVHYLHRPGPTLQDTGFFLLPELGQNKFYISETLFTFIFCSFLLWTFHPFVFQNKRIYTVLIWCRIFAYLVASQSLRIVTFYSTQLPGPSYHCHEGSKLARLPPPESVLEVVLINFPQGVVYGCGDLIFSSHMIFTLVFVRTYQKFGTRRCIKQFAWLLAVIQSLLIIASRKHYTVDIVVAWYTVNLVAFFLDGKLPELPDRSSGATAPPLLPLSTRNKDGKNKEEHQKLLNGNSLATTS, encoded by the exons ATGTCCCAAGCGAACTCCCCTAAAGACAGG CTATGGAGGAAGATTTGCACGGAGGCTTTGATAGAGATTTCACTTCTTGCCGAGAATTGGAAGCTTATTCTTGCTGGACTTGTTTTTCAG TACATCCATGGATTGGCTGCTCATGGAGTACATTACCTACACCGGCCAGGACCGACGCTTCAGGATACTggattctttcttcttcca GAACTTGgtcaaaacaaattttatatcaGCGAGACTTTGTTCACCTTCATCTtttgttcctttcttttg TGGACTTTCCatccttttgtttttcagAACAAAAGAATATACACTGTTCTGATATGGTGTAGGATTTTTGCTTATTTAGTT GCTTCTCAGAGTCTCCGCATTGTAACCTTCTATTCAACTCAGCTTCCTGGTCCAAGCTATCATTGTCATGAG GGCTCGAAACTTGCCAGGTTACCCCCTCCAGAGAGTGTTCTTGAAGTCGTCCTAATCAACT TTCCCCAAGGTGTTGTATATGGCTGtggtgatttgattttttcatCACACATGATTTTCACCTTAGTATTTGTCCGCACATATCAAAAATTTGGCACAAGAAG ATGCATAAAACAGTTCGCTTGGCTACTAGCTGTCATTCAGAGCCTTCTGATTATAGCGTCTCGCAAACATTACACAGTTGACATTGTTGTTGCATG GTATACTGTAAATTTGGTAGCATTCTTTCTGGACGGGAAATTGCCAG AACTACCGGACCGATCAAGCGGAGCCACAGCTCCACCTTTACTTCCGTTGAGCACTAGAAATAAGGATGGCAAGAACAAGGAAGAACACCAGAAATTACTCAATGGGAATTCTTTGGCAACTACAAGCTGA